From Homalodisca vitripennis isolate AUS2020 chromosome 1, UT_GWSS_2.1, whole genome shotgun sequence, the proteins below share one genomic window:
- the LOC124374037 gene encoding WD repeat-containing protein 20, whose amino-acid sequence MAVNVDSGGKEELKTQFVTREGIYRLITLSEYSRPNRVGYTNMQGSTSVRVSFVTLPDPSGNGDRICFNIGRELYVFIYKGVKKAADLTKPVDKKMYKGTSPTCHDFNTVTMTPDTVSLLVGFSTGQVQVIDPIKKEINKLFNEDRLIDKTKVTCIRWVPGSPNLFLVSHASGQLYLYNEEMLCGTSQPHYQTFKQGDGYSIHTCKTKVTRNPLYRWVIGAEGCSINEFAFSPCGQHLAVVSQDGFLRVFHYDTMELVGAARSYFGGFLCVCWSPDGKYVVVGGEDDLVTVWSFYEKRVVARGQGHHSWVSVVAFDPFTTSLGHCASDAVCGSDDEYSHECNKRISTSSECNRLESPICYRLGSVGQDTQLCLWDITEDVLRQPICPRTRTNVAGSVSGNGSAGGSSFHTKCNNVQSNSIHNKDKENLQDCNTHNSPPSFTQRLVGGLGGFGDRKESSSNHKRNLSRNSGSAPTPHNSADDPMRLIGTSACPRFDECPLLEPLICKKIAHERLTALVFREDCFVAACQDGYVYTWARPNKLVSNNLMSNCIDSKDL is encoded by the exons ATGGCGGTGAATGTTGATAGTGGTGGGAAAGAGGAGTTAAAAACTCAGTTTGTTACTAGGGAAGGCATTTATAGATTAATTACGTTATCGGAGTATTCTAGACCTAATCGTGTAGGCTACACTAATATGCAAGGTAGCACATCTGTTCGAGTGTCATTTGTTACGTTACCGGATCCTAGTGGTAATGGTGATAGGATATGTTTTAACATTGGGAGAGAACTCTATGTCTTCATTTATAAAGGCGTTAAAAAG GCTGCTGACCTCACCAAGCCTGTGGATAAGAAGATGTACAAAGGTACAAGTCCCACCTGTCATGACTTCAACACTGTCACCATGACTCCGGACACTGTATCTCTGTTAGTTGGCTTCTCCACTGGTCAGGTGCAGGTCATAGATCCTATCAAGAAGGAGATCAACAAGCTATTCAATGAAGAT AGGCTAATAGACAAGACCAAAGTGACTTGTATCAGGTGGGTGCCTGGATCTCCAAATTTGTTCCTGGTATCTCATGCGAGTGGCCAGCTCTATTTGTACAATGAAGAGATGTTGTGTGGCACATCCCAGCCTCACTACCAGACATTCAAACAGGGTGACGGCTACTCAATACATACCTGCAAAACCAAGGTGACACGTAACCCGCTATATCGGTGGGTAATTGGAGCTGAAGGCTGCAGCATCAATGAGTTCGCATTTTCACCCTGTGGACAACATCTTGCCGTAGTATCACAAGATGGATTTCTGCGGGTCTTCCACTACGACACAATGGAATTGGTTGGAGCTGCAAGGAGTTACTTTGGTGGCTTCTTGTGTGTGTGTTGGTCACCAGATGGCAAGTACGTGGTGGTTGGCGGAGAGGATGATTTAGTGACTGTGTGGAGTTTTTATGAGAAACGTGTTGTTGCGAGAGGACAAGGACATCATAGTTGGGTTAGTGTTGTGGCCTTTGACCCCTTCACGACATCCTTGGGACATTGTGCCAGTGATGctgtgtgtggttctgacgacGAGTACAGTCACGAGTGTAACAAGCGTATCTCGACGTCCTCAGAGTGCAACAGACTGGAGTCGCCTATCTGTTATAGGTTGGGCTCCGTAGGGCAGGACACACAGCTCTGTCTGTGGGACATCACTGAGGATGTGTTACGACAACCCATCTGTCCGAGGACGAGGACAAATGTTGCAGGCTCAGTCAGTGGTAACGGATCAGCTGGTGGCAGTAGTTTTCATACTAAATGCAATAATGTTCAATCTAACTCAATTCATAACAAAGATAAGGAGAACCTTCAAGATTGTAATACTCATAATTCACCACCTTCATTTACGCAAAGACTGGTTGGGGGGCTGGGAGGGTTTGGCGATCGGAAGGAAAGTAGTAGCAACCATAAACGCAACCTGTCGAGGAACTCTGGGTCCGCCCCTACACCCCACAATTCTGCAGATGATCCAATGAGGCTTATAGGGACCAGCGCATGCCCCAGATTCGACGAATGTCCACTCTTAGAacctttaatttgtaaaaagattGCACACGAACGTTTGACAGCGTTGGTATTTAGAGAGGATTGTTTTGTGGCTGCCTGCCAGGATGGCTATGTTTACACGTGGGCACGGCCTAACAAACTAGTGAGCAACAACTTGATGTCCAACTGCATTGACAGCAAAGACTTGTGA